CTTTAATATGCTTCACATCTGGTAAAAGCTCCGGGCTGGTTCTTGGCTTCGATTTGTATTAAGCCTTTTACCGGCAGCGCCAGAGGCTTTTCAGCCCTGCATATTGACAACACATAGGTTGAGTTGATGTTTGGTTCTGATTCAGGAACCACTGGACAGCCAAAGGGCGTCGCAATAAGCCATACATCTTTGATCATTCAATCTCTTGCAAAAATCGCCGTTGTCGGCTACGGTGAGGATGATGTATGCTTTCAGGATCCATGTACCACTGTAGTTATTGAAAAATTGCATTAGCTTATCCAACTTCATGCACTGCTCGCTAGGGCGTCAAATGATGCTATTCAGTTTCATGCTATTTGAGTGTAACTGACTTTTTATTTCACAAAATAATAATAGTTGTTATAATTATTGTATGCTTACAGGTCTACCTACATACAGCCCCTCTATGCCATATCGGAGGGATCTCTTCATGCTTGGCCATCCTGATGGCTGGAGGCTGCCATGTGCTGATACCTAAATTCGACGCAAAATCAGCTATCAAAGCAATCCAAGAACACAAAGTGACTTGTTTCATCACCGTTCCCACAATCATGGCTGACCTCATGTCCTATTCTCGGTAACCGATAGTGCTAAAATACAATCTAAAAGCCTAACAATGCCCAGTTTGTTGTTgactttcggtacttgatcaggaAAGACAAGATATCAGGATGCGGGTCGGTGACTAAGATCCTCAATGGTGGCGGCGGGTTGTCGGATGAGTTGATAAATGGAGCTTCTCACTTATTTTTTAACGCTGCTATCTTTTCAGCTTATGGTATATGTTCTTACCACCAAATGCCACTTCACTTTATCTGCAATTTCTTTAGAAATTTAAATTATGTTCGCCAACAATCATTTTTATGCTTACTGAAAGTAACATCCGTTATCTGAGTACTGAACTTGTTTTTTATCAGGGATGACAGAGGCATGCTCATCGCTGACATTCATGCCTATCAACAAACCAGAGCTTCAAGAAACCAAGAACCAATTAAGCAACCAATCTGAAGGTGTTTGTGTTGGAAAGCCATCACCTCATGTCGAGATACGAATTGATAGAGATGAAAGTAACAGTAGCTCTTCACTAATGGGGAAAATCTTGACAAGAGGCTTGCACACAATGGTTGGATACTGGGGAAACAATACGGTTGATACATCAGAATCTGTCAGGAATGGATGGCTTGACACCGGGGACACTGGATGGATAGATAGGACCGGTAAACTATGGCTCATGGGGCGACAAAAAGGCCGCATAAAAAGCGGAGGGGAAAATGTTTACCCCGAAGAGGTGCTTATTGTTTTACTCGTGTGTGTGATGTGCTCTTCAATCTTCTCAAGCTGATATATTTGGTGTTAGTTTCTTCATCTTTAAAAACAATCATGGCCAATGATCAACATCTCAAATATTTGCAGGTGGAATTAGTGCTGTCACAACACCCAGGGGTAGCTAAAGCTGTGGTTTTCGGTGTACCGGATAGTCGCCTTGGGGAGAAAATTGTCGCTTGTGTTAGCATCAGGGATGACTGGAGATGGGTTGATGCAACAGCTGAGCAccaaggagaaggcaaggaagtgTCTGCTCATATCCTTCAAGAGTATTGCAGGATAAAAAATCTGAGCAGGTTAGCAATCCCTCCCCTCTTAATTACCACACTTTGGAGTAGCATGCCCTACTACTTGAAATCAATCAATAGATTAGGTCTTAAACAGTGCCGACAAATGAAAGAAAATGCTAGTCTATATTAGTACGGAGGATCTACATCTAATCCTACATTTATTCTCTGCAGATAATAGTAGTCACTAGGTTATTTCAGGCATGCACATATTTATTTGATATTCTTGAAGCTTTTTCTTAAGGGATTACGTATATTACTGCACGTACACTCTTTTCTCCAGTAACTTGTAGTAATCCTCTTTGGAACAGATTCAAGGTGCCAAGATTATATTATCACTGGAGTAGGCCGTTCCCAGTGACCACCACAGGCAAAATTAAAAGAGAGGAGCTGAAGGCCAATGTCTTGGCTTGCATGCAACCGCATAGCAGTTTGTAGCTTCAGGCCGTGGACTAACAATCACGTGGGATTCTTCTCTCCACCGACCATTTCCAATGAAGTTTCAGTTTTGTACTGTACGAGTTTACATGTACGGACATGCATGGCCTAGTTTTGGATATTCGGTTGTAGCGGTCATCAGGGGGCGGGGATTTTTTTGAGGAGGGCTAGCATTTGGCCCTGCTCACGAGGATCACATGTGTTACTGCACGTACATTGGCTTCTTTTCTCCAGTAACTTGTCACGATCTTTTTGAAACAGATTCAAGTTGCCAAGATTATATCATGCCACCACGGGTAAAATTAAAAGAGAAGCCAATAGGGCTTATATTAGTTTGTAGGCCGAGATCTTGACATGCATGCAACCATGTAGCAGTTTGTAGCTTCAGGCCATGG
The sequence above is drawn from the Triticum aestivum cultivar Chinese Spring chromosome 7A, IWGSC CS RefSeq v2.1, whole genome shotgun sequence genome and encodes:
- the LOC123150942 gene encoding 2-succinylbenzoate--CoA ligase, chloroplastic/peroxisomal: MASGHIAQCLGGILARRAGATVAVSGDLRLNGAQLVDGVRSLAAGLLERGVRPGDVVAVVGFNSIEYMELLLAIPYIGAVVAPLNYRWSFEEAVQALELVRPSAFIFDGAYSSWALRLMESQIFSSICLYVTIGNPVNTSQGANFVSVDRVKRTCRGTTEMEPVSRDVALICFTSGTTGQPKGVAISHTSLIIQSLAKIAVVGYGEDDVYLHTAPLCHIGGISSCLAILMAGGCHVLIPKFDAKSAIKAIQEHKVTCFITVPTIMADLMSYSRKDKISGCGSVTKILNGGGGLSDELINGASHLFFNAAIFSAYGMTEACSSLTFMPINKPELQETKNQLSNQSEGVCVGKPSPHVEIRIDRDESNSSSSLMGKILTRGLHTMVGYWGNNTVDTSESVRNGWLDTGDTGWIDRTGKLWLMGRQKGRIKSGGENVYPEEVELVLSQHPGVAKAVVFGVPDSRLGEKIVACVSIRDDWRWVDATAEHQGEGKEVSAHILQEYCRIKNLSRFKVPRLYYHWSRPFPVTTTGKIKREELKANVLACMQPHSSL